The following are from one region of the Andrena cerasifolii isolate SP2316 chromosome 1, iyAndCera1_principal, whole genome shotgun sequence genome:
- the LOC143368591 gene encoding MAPK regulated corepressor interacting protein 2 isoform X2 — translation MTAMNGKRPSSIPSRHQSETIAQHFDLIKYIYDSWNTVSRELDMCHNQPHSNSSNYRNGASVTYYQEREPNPQLKDFEPFNLEAWWGQRVVQSITRNANS, via the exons ATGACGGCGATGAATGGAAAGAGACCATCATCGATTCCGTCGCGACATCAATCCGAAACTATAGCTCAACATTTCGActtaattaaatatatctatGACT CATGGAATACAGTGTCCAGAGAGCTGGATATGTGCCACAATCAACCTCATAGCAATTCCTCCAATTACAGGAATGGCGCGTCTGTCACGTATTACCAAGAGCGAGAACCGAACCCACAGTTGAAAG ATTTCGAACCTTTCAACCTCGAAGCTTGGTGGGGGCAGCGCGTTGTTCAAAGTATCACTAGGAATGCAAATTCCTAG
- the LOC143368591 gene encoding MAPK regulated corepressor interacting protein 2 isoform X1, with translation MSGRSQMTAMNGKRPSSIPSRHQSETIAQHFDLIKYIYDSWNTVSRELDMCHNQPHSNSSNYRNGASVTYYQEREPNPQLKDFEPFNLEAWWGQRVVQSITRNANS, from the exons ATGAG CGGCAGATCACAAATGACGGCGATGAATGGAAAGAGACCATCATCGATTCCGTCGCGACATCAATCCGAAACTATAGCTCAACATTTCGActtaattaaatatatctatGACT CATGGAATACAGTGTCCAGAGAGCTGGATATGTGCCACAATCAACCTCATAGCAATTCCTCCAATTACAGGAATGGCGCGTCTGTCACGTATTACCAAGAGCGAGAACCGAACCCACAGTTGAAAG ATTTCGAACCTTTCAACCTCGAAGCTTGGTGGGGGCAGCGCGTTGTTCAAAGTATCACTAGGAATGCAAATTCCTAG